The Lactuca sativa cultivar Salinas chromosome 2, Lsat_Salinas_v11, whole genome shotgun sequence genome includes a window with the following:
- the LOC111894356 gene encoding nuclear transcription factor Y subunit B-7 — protein MEDGRQGKVKLENPCSKNNEINSSSNNNNKEQDRFLPIANVGRIMKKVIPANGKISKDAKETVQECVSEFISFITGEASDKCQQEKRKTINGDDIIWAITTLGFEEYVDPLQKYLLKYRDLEGDKGNNNGPKQHHQQQQQQQQHNTTNSLPYESVYSSSAASIISQSYGLPFSPSSIQTQIHPQESIDSVGHW, from the coding sequence ATGGAAGATGGAAGGCAGGGAAAAGTAAAACTAGAAAACCCGTGTTCAAAGAACAACGAAATTAATAGTAGCAGTAATAATAACAACAAAGAACAAGACAGGTTCTTGCCGATAGCAAATGTTGGCCGCATCATGAAAAAAGTGATCCCGGCAAACGGGAAAATCTCAAAAGACGCAAAAGAAACCGTCCAAGAATGCGTCTCAGAATTCATCAGCTTCATCACGGGGGAAGCCTCAGATAAATGCCAACAAGAGAAGCGGAAGACGATCAATGGTGATGACATTATATGGGCAATCACGACATTAGGGTTTGAGGAATACGTGGATCCACTCCAAAAATATCTTCTCAAGTATCGAGATTTGGAAGGAGATAAGGGTAACAATAACGGACCTAAACAACATCatcaacagcaacagcaacaacaacaacataataCAACAAACAGTTTGCCATATGAAAGCGTCTATTCTTCTTCTGCGGCAAGCATCATTTCTCAATCATATGGTTTGCCGTTTTCTCCAAGTTCAATTCAGACACAAATACATCCACAAGAAAGCATTGATTCTGTTGGACATTGGTAA